One genomic window of Bacteroidota bacterium includes the following:
- a CDS encoding class I SAM-dependent rRNA methyltransferase, whose product MTDDSAPLSQVVLLKGKEKKIRNGYPFIFRDETGGWEGRPRPGDLVRVVDYSGGFVGYGYANPKASLCVRVLTLNDSIPTIDFWINRIRSAVQRRQELVSHTSALRWVHAEADGCPGLIIDRIGDYAVLQSRTAGTDRIKAAVARFLLSDYGLKGVIERSDMPSRADEDLEQVKGVLAGSAPEDPVIVDEQGLKFYADLLGGHKTGFYADQRDNRATLGKMVTSEDRVLDLFCYNGGFSMAAARTGARVLGVDLDPAAIGLAIKNAELNGFHTCRFEANDVFSWLETAATLSERYTVIIIDPPAMAKKKAKADNEKWMFWRLVNGALKILTPGGRLVVSSCAYHLSQPMLAEAIRIASNDVNRLLRVQSITFQPDDHPWVLQIPESMYLKTFFLEDIPWH is encoded by the coding sequence ATGACCGATGACTCCGCACCCCTCAGTCAGGTAGTCCTTTTAAAAGGAAAAGAAAAGAAAATCCGTAACGGCTACCCGTTTATTTTCCGCGACGAGACCGGCGGATGGGAAGGCCGTCCCCGTCCGGGCGATCTGGTTCGGGTCGTGGATTATTCCGGTGGGTTTGTTGGCTATGGCTATGCCAACCCAAAGGCATCCCTCTGCGTCAGAGTGCTGACATTAAACGATTCTATTCCCACCATCGATTTTTGGATTAACAGAATCCGGTCCGCTGTTCAGCGTCGGCAGGAACTGGTTTCCCATACCTCTGCCCTGCGTTGGGTCCATGCCGAGGCAGATGGATGTCCCGGTCTGATCATTGATCGCATCGGTGATTATGCGGTTCTTCAATCACGGACGGCTGGTACCGACCGGATCAAGGCGGCCGTTGCCCGTTTTCTGTTGTCTGACTACGGGCTCAAAGGTGTCATCGAACGATCCGATATGCCTTCCCGTGCCGATGAAGATCTGGAACAGGTGAAAGGCGTTCTGGCGGGCTCGGCCCCCGAAGACCCGGTCATTGTTGATGAGCAGGGGCTGAAGTTTTATGCCGATCTGCTGGGCGGACATAAAACCGGATTTTACGCCGATCAGCGGGATAACCGTGCAACGCTGGGGAAAATGGTTACTTCTGAGGACCGTGTTCTGGATTTGTTTTGCTACAACGGCGGTTTTTCCATGGCTGCTGCCAGGACAGGTGCCCGTGTCCTGGGCGTGGATCTCGATCCGGCCGCCATCGGGCTGGCCATTAAAAATGCAGAACTGAATGGTTTTCATACCTGCCGGTTCGAAGCCAACGATGTGTTTTCCTGGCTGGAAACTGCAGCCACGCTTTCTGAGCGATATACGGTGATCATTATCGATCCGCCCGCCATGGCAAAAAAGAAAGCCAAAGCCGATAACGAAAAATGGATGTTCTGGCGGCTGGTGAATGGCGCACTCAAAATCCTGACACCGGGTGGCCGATTGGTGGTTTCAAGTTGTGCCTACCATCTGAGCCAACCCATGCTTGCTGAAGCCATCCGGATTGCCAGCAATGATGTGAACCGGCTTCTCCGCGTGCAATCCATTACCTTTCAGCCGGATGACCATCCCTGGGTGTTGCAGATTCCTGAAAGTATGTATCTGAAAACTTTCTTTCTTGAGGATATTCCTTGGCATTAA
- a CDS encoding PD40 domain-containing protein, with translation MRFLLFSALTLWGTVALAQPESRMMRFPSVSQDQVVFTFAGDLYTTGLQGGLARKLTSHSGDELFPRLSADGKWIAFSGQYDGNTEVYVIPSEGGDPRRLTVTATLGRDDVADRMGPNNLVIGWAPDDKGVLFRSRLKEFNDFKGQLFLASLTGEIQKQLPLPRGGFATYSPDGKQLAYNQVFREFRTWKRYRGGMADDVWIYDFGSKQTVNLTDHPAQDIIPMWIGDKIYFLSDRDKNSRMNLYVTDVKTRTVTQLTFFTDFDVKFPSANAGKIVFENGGFLYLLNTADSKPEAKKLNIRIPDDNIWARPAWEDVSRTVSNFEISPDGNRIILGARGDVFTLPVKNGPTRNLTQSSGVHERNSKWSPDGKWIAYVSDRSGEDEIYIKAQDGSGAEMALTSGGSVYKYEFLWSPDSKKILYTDRNQVLSVVDVQSKQTKTVAKSAIWEIRDFAWAPDSRWIAYVNPEVDMMNRIFLYSLDQDKAWPVTDGWYESSSPSFSRDGKYLFFVSNRDFNPIYSWTEWNHAYQDMSRIYLVTLSAATDSPFKPKSDEVAVKKDEPAAGKDQKKDAGTEPVNVKVDIDGITARVVALPAAASAYRNLQHVGTQLFYIRQGSKDSRPVLMVTDLSTEKETQVTQASGFELSADGKKMLIGTDGKYHVIPVPSGKTDLTEAVSLSDMKVLVDPKAEWIQIFNESWRQMRDFFYAPNMHGNDWKALKEKYGSLVPHVRHRKDLTYIIGEMIGELNAGHAYVGGGDYPDVDRVKTGLLGAELVRDGSGYYRIARLLGGQNWSSSLRNPLREIGVDAREGDFIIEVNGVSVKSMTNLYTSLIGTVGKQVTLTLNSKPSPEGARRVVVIPIGDEADLYYHDWVQTNIKKVNEATNGKVGYIHVPDMGPAGLNEFVKHFYPQLTKKALIIDVRGNGGGNVSPMLIERLRREAVMINIARNGTPNVNPGDMVWGPKVALADEFSASDGDLFTYRFKAHGLGPVIGKRTWGGTVGIRGSLPFIDGGSLNKPEFSRYDLAGKTWIIEGTGVDPDIRVDNDPAQEFAGNDQQLNKAIEVILDKLKTEEKTIPPVPEYPKR, from the coding sequence ATGCGTTTTCTGCTTTTTTCAGCGCTGACCCTGTGGGGAACGGTGGCCTTGGCCCAACCGGAATCCCGGATGATGCGGTTTCCCTCGGTCAGTCAGGACCAGGTAGTCTTTACGTTTGCCGGTGATTTGTACACCACCGGGCTTCAGGGAGGTCTGGCCCGCAAGCTGACCAGTCATTCCGGAGATGAATTGTTTCCGCGGTTATCTGCCGACGGAAAATGGATTGCCTTTTCCGGTCAGTATGATGGAAATACCGAGGTCTATGTGATTCCATCTGAAGGGGGTGACCCACGAAGACTGACTGTCACCGCCACATTGGGCCGCGATGATGTGGCCGATCGCATGGGCCCGAATAACCTGGTCATTGGTTGGGCACCCGATGACAAAGGAGTGCTTTTCAGGTCGCGTCTGAAGGAATTCAACGACTTTAAAGGTCAGTTGTTTCTGGCAAGTCTGACGGGTGAGATTCAGAAACAACTTCCGCTTCCCCGTGGTGGATTTGCAACCTACAGTCCCGATGGAAAACAGCTGGCTTACAACCAGGTATTTCGTGAGTTCCGTACCTGGAAGCGGTACAGGGGTGGTATGGCTGATGATGTCTGGATCTATGATTTCGGATCCAAACAAACGGTTAACCTGACTGATCATCCGGCACAGGATATCATTCCCATGTGGATCGGAGACAAGATCTACTTCCTCTCTGATCGTGATAAAAATTCACGGATGAACCTGTATGTGACCGATGTAAAAACCAGGACGGTTACCCAATTAACTTTCTTCACCGACTTCGATGTGAAATTTCCATCGGCAAATGCCGGGAAAATTGTATTCGAAAACGGTGGATTCCTGTATCTCCTGAACACAGCCGATTCAAAACCGGAAGCAAAAAAGCTGAACATCCGCATTCCGGATGACAACATCTGGGCTCGTCCGGCCTGGGAAGATGTCTCACGCACCGTGTCCAACTTTGAAATTTCTCCCGATGGAAACCGGATTATTCTGGGTGCCCGCGGTGATGTGTTCACCCTGCCGGTTAAAAATGGCCCCACCCGTAATCTGACCCAGTCTTCCGGAGTCCATGAACGAAACAGCAAATGGTCTCCGGATGGCAAATGGATTGCCTATGTTTCCGACCGCAGTGGTGAGGATGAAATCTATATAAAAGCACAGGATGGCAGCGGAGCCGAAATGGCGCTGACGTCGGGTGGATCCGTCTATAAATATGAATTTCTCTGGTCCCCCGATTCGAAAAAAATTCTCTATACGGACCGGAATCAGGTCCTGTCGGTGGTGGATGTTCAATCGAAACAAACCAAAACCGTTGCAAAGTCGGCCATCTGGGAAATCAGAGATTTTGCCTGGGCACCCGACAGCCGGTGGATCGCCTATGTGAATCCGGAAGTGGATATGATGAACCGGATTTTCCTCTACTCTCTCGATCAGGATAAAGCGTGGCCGGTAACCGATGGATGGTACGAGTCTTCGTCGCCTTCCTTCAGCCGTGATGGAAAATACCTGTTCTTTGTCTCGAACCGGGATTTTAATCCGATTTACAGCTGGACCGAATGGAATCATGCCTATCAGGACATGTCCCGCATTTATCTGGTCACCCTTTCTGCCGCAACCGACTCACCTTTTAAACCAAAAAGTGATGAAGTCGCAGTGAAGAAAGATGAACCAGCGGCCGGGAAGGATCAGAAGAAGGATGCCGGGACCGAACCTGTGAACGTCAAGGTGGATATTGATGGAATCACCGCACGTGTGGTGGCTCTTCCGGCTGCGGCTTCCGCTTACCGGAATCTGCAGCATGTGGGGACCCAGTTGTTTTACATCCGCCAGGGAAGCAAGGACTCACGTCCTGTCCTGATGGTTACCGATCTGAGCACCGAAAAGGAAACCCAGGTAACGCAGGCCAGCGGATTTGAACTGTCAGCTGATGGCAAAAAAATGCTCATCGGAACGGATGGAAAGTACCATGTCATTCCGGTTCCCTCGGGTAAAACCGATCTGACCGAGGCCGTGAGTCTGAGTGATATGAAGGTGCTGGTGGACCCGAAGGCGGAATGGATCCAGATTTTTAATGAAAGCTGGCGTCAGATGCGTGATTTCTTCTACGCTCCCAATATGCATGGGAACGATTGGAAGGCACTGAAAGAGAAGTACGGTTCGCTGGTTCCCCATGTGAGACATCGTAAGGATCTTACCTATATCATCGGGGAAATGATTGGGGAACTGAATGCCGGTCATGCGTATGTGGGCGGCGGTGACTACCCGGATGTGGATCGGGTCAAAACCGGCCTGCTTGGAGCAGAACTGGTCCGCGATGGATCGGGATATTACCGCATTGCGCGGTTGCTGGGCGGACAGAACTGGAGTTCCTCACTCAGGAATCCCTTACGTGAGATTGGAGTCGATGCCAGAGAAGGCGACTTTATCATTGAGGTGAATGGTGTTTCCGTAAAGTCGATGACGAATCTGTACACCTCACTGATCGGCACCGTTGGTAAGCAGGTCACGCTGACACTGAACTCGAAACCTTCTCCGGAGGGGGCCCGCCGGGTAGTGGTTATTCCCATTGGCGACGAGGCCGATCTGTATTACCATGACTGGGTTCAGACCAACATCAAAAAGGTGAATGAGGCCACCAATGGCAAAGTGGGATACATTCATGTTCCCGACATGGGTCCGGCCGGATTGAATGAATTTGTCAAACATTTTTATCCTCAGCTGACCAAAAAGGCACTCATTATTGATGTCAGAGGAAATGGGGGAGGCAATGTGTCGCCTATGCTGATTGAACGGCTGCGCCGCGAGGCGGTCATGATCAACATTGCCCGTAACGGGACGCCAAACGTGAATCCGGGAGACATGGTCTGGGGACCGAAAGTGGCGCTTGCTGATGAGTTTTCTGCTTCGGATGGCGACTTGTTCACCTACCGGTTCAAGGCACACGGTTTGGGTCCGGTGATCGGAAAGCGGACCTGGGGCGGAACGGTGGGAATCAGGGGCTCGCTTCCGTTTATCGATGGCGGATCGCTGAATAAACCCGAATTTTCACGCTATGACCTGGCAGGGAAAACCTGGATCATTGAAGGAACCGGTGTCGACCCCGATATCCGCGTGGATAATGACCCTGCACAGGAGTTTGCAGGAAACGATCAGCAGTTGAACAAAGCGATTGAAGTGATTCTGGATAAACTCAAGACGGAAGAAAAAACCATTCCGCCGGTACCTGAGTATCCGAAACGGTAA
- a CDS encoding Rne/Rng family ribonuclease, translated as MRIAITEENKLVELSVETPEKVRTVGDIYLGKVQKVMPGIRAAFVNIGQPIDGFLHFSDVANNTDSFSSLIGDEMDFSDDDNDPADGEQKPAEPKLSTGKPSRQESDFIPDLQKDQEILVQIIKEPIAKKGSRITTNITLAGRFIVLMPFSKSIGVSKKIYNFKEKRRLRRIVSDLLEDNFGAIIRTNAEGVEEEAFRKDISMLMDKWKAIEEGLKTAVAPQLVYKDATMISSMTRDLLNDDVDRVVIDDKKAYKQIKSYVKWAAPQLEDLIYYYKGKSPIFDAVGIEKDVESAFSRKVWLKSGGYIIIEQTEAMVVIDVNSGRYAAKKEQELNSLKTNLEAARELCRQLRLRDIGGIIVIDFIDLQDEKNKKKIYDELKKEFKKDRAKTNVVPMTEFGLIQITRQRIRPSVLHTISESCPMCAGTGVVQTKSNTITSIERWIQRFKTTTGERKLELRTHPSVADTLNAGSVFSTRYKWMFRYLMHISIVGDKTIHFNDFRGVSVARNLDVTDEYMSVPTEEQPEAKEEEV; from the coding sequence ATGCGCATTGCCATCACCGAAGAAAACAAACTGGTCGAACTCAGCGTCGAAACCCCCGAGAAAGTCCGGACCGTCGGCGACATCTATCTCGGAAAAGTCCAGAAAGTCATGCCTGGCATCCGGGCCGCCTTTGTCAACATCGGGCAACCCATCGATGGATTTCTTCACTTCTCTGATGTCGCCAATAACACCGATTCCTTTTCCTCCCTGATCGGCGACGAAATGGATTTTTCTGATGACGATAACGATCCGGCCGACGGAGAACAGAAACCGGCTGAACCTAAACTCTCTACCGGAAAACCCAGCCGCCAGGAATCTGACTTTATCCCCGATCTGCAGAAGGACCAGGAAATCCTGGTTCAGATCATCAAGGAGCCCATCGCCAAAAAGGGATCCAGAATCACGACCAACATCACCCTTGCGGGCCGATTCATTGTCCTGATGCCTTTTTCAAAATCCATTGGTGTTTCCAAAAAGATTTACAATTTCAAGGAAAAAAGACGGCTGCGCCGCATTGTCAGTGACCTGCTTGAAGACAACTTTGGAGCCATCATCCGAACCAATGCCGAGGGCGTGGAAGAGGAAGCATTCCGCAAGGATATTTCCATGCTCATGGATAAGTGGAAAGCCATCGAGGAAGGTCTGAAGACGGCTGTTGCCCCTCAGCTGGTGTATAAAGATGCGACTATGATTTCCTCCATGACCCGTGACCTGCTGAATGATGATGTGGACCGGGTGGTCATCGATGATAAGAAGGCCTATAAGCAGATTAAAAGCTACGTGAAATGGGCCGCTCCCCAATTAGAAGACCTGATTTACTATTATAAAGGCAAATCACCCATTTTCGATGCAGTTGGCATTGAGAAAGATGTCGAAAGTGCCTTTTCCCGTAAAGTATGGCTCAAGTCGGGCGGATACATCATCATCGAGCAAACCGAAGCCATGGTGGTGATCGATGTGAACTCGGGACGGTACGCCGCCAAGAAGGAACAGGAACTCAATTCGCTTAAAACCAACCTGGAAGCAGCCCGCGAACTCTGCCGTCAACTTCGTCTCCGCGATATCGGGGGCATCATTGTAATCGATTTTATTGACCTGCAGGATGAAAAGAACAAGAAAAAAATCTACGACGAACTGAAAAAGGAATTCAAGAAAGACCGCGCAAAAACCAACGTGGTCCCCATGACCGAATTCGGTCTGATCCAGATTACCCGTCAGCGGATCCGTCCTTCCGTTCTGCACACCATCTCGGAAAGCTGTCCCATGTGTGCCGGTACCGGTGTTGTTCAGACAAAATCGAATACCATTACTTCTATTGAACGGTGGATCCAGCGGTTTAAGACCACCACCGGCGAACGGAAACTTGAACTCAGAACCCATCCCTCGGTGGCGGATACCCTTAACGCCGGCTCTGTGTTCTCAACCCGTTACAAATGGATGTTCCGCTATCTGATGCACATTTCCATTGTTGGTGATAAAACCATTCACTTTAATGATTTCAGAGGGGTTTCAGTTGCCCGCAATCTCGACGTAACCGACGAATACATGTCGGTGCCCACCGAGGAACAACCGGAAGCGAAAGAAGAAGAAGTCTGA
- a CDS encoding YceI family protein translates to MMTSMISIGYWVWLAGYTYISAFTAQPQSTMTIKGTSTIHDWEMKTEKVEAVASVLMEDQKLVNLNDFVGTVKVESLKSGKPGMDGNCYDALKAEKHPVITFKMKQLNKIDPVTKKISALFTVTIAGTTRDMVVDGVATEIENDFLRIRGEKALKMTDFKVTPPSFMFGSITTGDAITLVFDMVMANKK, encoded by the coding sequence ATGATGACCTCAATGATTTCAATCGGCTACTGGGTATGGCTGGCAGGATACACCTACATTTCTGCCTTTACAGCACAGCCACAAAGCACCATGACCATCAAGGGAACATCGACCATTCACGACTGGGAGATGAAAACCGAGAAGGTGGAAGCCGTCGCATCTGTATTAATGGAAGACCAGAAACTGGTTAACCTGAACGATTTTGTCGGCACCGTAAAAGTTGAATCGCTGAAAAGCGGAAAACCGGGCATGGATGGAAATTGCTACGATGCCCTCAAGGCTGAAAAGCACCCGGTTATTACCTTTAAAATGAAACAGCTGAATAAAATCGACCCCGTTACAAAGAAAATCAGTGCCCTTTTCACCGTAACCATCGCCGGCACGACGCGCGACATGGTTGTGGATGGCGTGGCCACTGAAATCGAAAACGACTTTTTGCGTATCCGGGGCGAGAAGGCACTTAAAATGACCGATTTCAAGGTTACCCCGCCTTCGTTCATGTTCGGTTCCATCACCACCGGCGATGCCATTACCCTGGTATTCGACATGGTCATGGCCAACAAGAAGTAA
- a CDS encoding menaquinone biosynthesis decarboxylase, whose product MKPYHNLRDYLAALKQRGELVIIDRPVSTRLEITEIADRTFKKTRRSPALLFTNVTDHTMPVAINLFGTEERTAMALGVQSLDDIGGRIADLTRPDPPKTLMAKIKKGLQFASVLKNKPRLVKEAPVQEVVLTGEAVNLHRLPVLTCWPDDGGPFITLTAVVSKDPDSGLRNIGMYRVQVFDEKTAGLHWQRHKGGAAHHEKYRKSGGKMEVAVVLGGDPATIYSASAPLPPVVDEWFFSGFLRKKPVDLVKCKTVDLEVPAQAEIVLEGYVDLNEPLRIEGPFGDHTGYYSLADYYPAFHVTAITMRKDAIYPTTIVGVPPVEDEFLGKITERAFLPLMQVVLPEVRDYHLPTEGVFHNLVFISARKSYPAHAWKILHGANGLGLMMLSKVMIVVDEQEPVTDPAHCWKLVMKHVHFKLDVALSRGPIDALDHASQYFTYAGKLLIDATRKWDGEGRSLSREPEVAVSASQIEEITSRLLAIPGVKQIHWPYLVAGQSGSGSPLFIKIEKSVAGEGHRVLEAALSLNNACGLNRFVVVVDDVDDVTNPYDCWWIALNNLDPLRDVVFKDFPLPSPGYRVPGYYPSDARMGWDSTTKWPSEGFTREWPWKVKMDDSVVKKVDEWWPSLGID is encoded by the coding sequence ATGAAACCTTATCACAACCTTCGTGACTACCTCGCTGCCCTGAAACAACGCGGGGAATTGGTCATTATTGACCGGCCGGTGAGTACCCGGTTAGAGATTACTGAAATCGCCGACCGGACGTTTAAGAAAACGAGACGGTCCCCGGCCCTTCTGTTTACCAACGTAACAGATCATACCATGCCGGTGGCGATCAACCTTTTCGGAACTGAAGAGCGGACCGCCATGGCATTGGGCGTTCAATCATTGGATGACATCGGGGGACGGATTGCCGACCTCACCCGTCCGGATCCTCCGAAGACCCTGATGGCCAAAATCAAAAAGGGACTTCAGTTTGCCTCTGTGCTGAAAAACAAGCCCAGGTTGGTTAAAGAGGCACCCGTTCAGGAAGTGGTGCTCACCGGTGAAGCCGTCAACCTTCACCGTCTGCCGGTTCTGACCTGCTGGCCCGATGATGGAGGCCCCTTTATTACTCTGACTGCGGTGGTTTCAAAGGACCCGGATTCGGGCCTGCGAAACATTGGTATGTACCGGGTCCAGGTGTTTGATGAAAAGACAGCCGGTCTTCACTGGCAAAGGCATAAAGGCGGAGCCGCCCACCATGAAAAGTACCGGAAGTCCGGCGGAAAGATGGAAGTGGCTGTCGTGCTTGGGGGCGATCCGGCTACTATATACAGTGCATCGGCTCCCCTTCCTCCTGTGGTGGACGAATGGTTTTTCAGTGGTTTTCTGAGGAAAAAACCAGTGGATCTGGTAAAATGCAAAACGGTGGATCTTGAAGTACCCGCTCAGGCAGAAATCGTTCTGGAAGGATATGTCGACCTGAATGAGCCACTCCGGATTGAAGGTCCCTTTGGTGATCATACCGGTTATTACTCGCTGGCCGATTATTACCCGGCCTTTCATGTTACTGCAATTACCATGAGGAAGGATGCCATCTATCCCACCACCATTGTCGGGGTTCCGCCAGTCGAGGATGAATTTCTGGGAAAAATCACCGAACGGGCTTTTCTGCCCCTCATGCAGGTGGTGCTGCCCGAAGTCAGAGATTATCATCTGCCAACCGAGGGTGTCTTTCATAATCTGGTGTTCATCTCTGCCAGGAAATCCTACCCGGCCCATGCCTGGAAAATCCTCCATGGCGCCAACGGACTTGGACTGATGATGCTGTCGAAAGTGATGATTGTGGTGGATGAGCAGGAGCCGGTGACCGATCCTGCCCATTGCTGGAAACTGGTTATGAAACATGTTCACTTTAAGCTGGATGTGGCACTCAGTCGTGGTCCGATTGATGCGCTTGATCACGCTTCACAATATTTTACCTACGCCGGAAAGTTACTCATCGATGCCACCCGCAAATGGGATGGCGAGGGCCGGAGTCTTTCCCGGGAACCCGAGGTGGCTGTTTCGGCAAGTCAGATTGAAGAGATAACCAGCCGTCTGCTGGCCATTCCGGGGGTTAAACAGATTCACTGGCCCTATCTGGTAGCCGGTCAGTCAGGCTCGGGCTCTCCGCTTTTTATTAAAATTGAGAAGTCAGTAGCCGGGGAAGGGCATCGGGTATTGGAGGCCGCCTTGTCGCTGAATAATGCCTGCGGATTAAACCGGTTTGTGGTTGTGGTGGATGACGTTGATGATGTGACCAATCCGTACGACTGCTGGTGGATTGCCCTGAATAATCTGGATCCGCTCCGTGATGTGGTGTTCAAAGATTTTCCGCTGCCTTCCCCGGGTTACCGGGTTCCTGGCTACTACCCTTCCGATGCCAGAATGGGTTGGGACAGCACCACCAAATGGCCTTCTGAGGGATTTACCCGTGAATGGCCGTGGAAGGTTAAAATGGACGACTCTGTGGTGAAAAAAGTGGATGAATGGTGGCCTTCGCTGGGAATAGACTGA
- a CDS encoding isoaspartyl peptidase/L-asparaginase produces MTLWLARVLFFTGILALPVTGRTQSGWSIAIHGGAGTIPLTTPDSVSQQYYQSLFRALETGRALLQKGLPAIEVAEAVVMVMEDDPLFNAGRGSVFTSAGTHELDAAIMDGRTLACGSVAGVTTIRNPIRLARYVMEKTPHVFFAGNGLKALADSSGLEQVAPSWFDTPRRLKQYLSWKDLQKGTVGCVVRDQKRNLAAATSTGGTTGKRPGRVGDVPVIGAGTFADNRTAAISCTGLGEQFIRHTVARSVTARMEWGGQSLQSAADSVVFGVLNPGDGGLVAVSREGTIVFSFNSTGMFRGAATSEGRFEAGIWKEMISPADRPAHQKEKQ; encoded by the coding sequence ATGACCCTCTGGCTGGCCAGAGTACTGTTCTTTACAGGAATTCTGGCGCTACCGGTCACCGGACGTACTCAGTCGGGATGGTCCATTGCCATTCACGGCGGAGCCGGCACCATACCTCTCACAACCCCCGATTCGGTTTCCCAACAGTACTATCAATCCTTGTTCCGGGCTCTTGAAACCGGCAGAGCGCTGCTCCAGAAAGGCTTACCGGCCATTGAAGTGGCCGAAGCAGTGGTGATGGTGATGGAAGATGATCCGCTGTTTAATGCCGGACGCGGATCGGTCTTTACCTCGGCAGGGACACATGAACTGGATGCAGCCATCATGGACGGCCGTACGCTGGCCTGTGGAAGTGTGGCCGGTGTTACAACCATCCGGAATCCCATCCGACTGGCCCGTTATGTCATGGAGAAAACCCCGCATGTGTTTTTTGCCGGCAACGGTTTAAAGGCTCTTGCCGATTCATCCGGATTGGAGCAGGTTGCTCCTTCCTGGTTCGATACCCCACGGCGTCTGAAACAATATCTCTCCTGGAAAGATCTGCAGAAAGGAACGGTTGGTTGTGTGGTCCGCGATCAGAAGAGAAACCTCGCTGCTGCCACTTCAACGGGAGGAACCACCGGAAAGCGCCCCGGGCGGGTGGGTGATGTGCCTGTAATCGGAGCTGGTACGTTCGCTGATAATCGGACAGCGGCCATTTCCTGTACGGGCCTGGGAGAACAATTTATCCGTCATACAGTGGCCCGCTCGGTGACAGCCCGGATGGAATGGGGGGGCCAGTCCCTGCAATCGGCCGCCGATTCGGTGGTATTCGGGGTTCTGAATCCGGGTGATGGCGGATTGGTGGCGGTATCAAGGGAAGGTACTATCGTTTTCAGTTTTAATTCGACCGGCATGTTCAGGGGAGCCGCCACATCGGAAGGCCGATTCGAAGCCGGCATCTGGAAAGAAATGATTTCACCGGCTGACAGGCCGGCTCATCAAAAGGAAAAGCAATGA
- a CDS encoding low molecular weight phosphotyrosine protein phosphatase — protein sequence MKRVLFVCLGNICRSPVAEGIFMHKVRERGLESRLTGDSAGTAGYHIGEPPHTTSSSVAREYGVALNHRARQFQQADFERFDHILCMDRSNYETVRRLAGTTHLQSKVGMIGQFLSGPVPAPVEGAPEIPDPYYGPVAGFHDVHQLLDTATSNLITHLTSAS from the coding sequence ATGAAACGGGTTTTATTCGTCTGCCTCGGAAACATCTGCCGGTCACCGGTTGCCGAGGGCATTTTTATGCATAAGGTGCGGGAACGGGGGCTGGAGTCCCGGTTAACCGGAGACAGTGCCGGGACAGCAGGTTATCATATCGGGGAACCACCCCATACCACCTCCTCTTCTGTTGCTCGCGAATACGGTGTGGCGCTGAATCATCGGGCCCGTCAGTTTCAGCAGGCTGATTTTGAACGGTTTGATCACATACTATGCATGGACCGGTCGAATTATGAAACCGTCCGCCGGCTGGCCGGAACCACCCACCTGCAGTCAAAGGTCGGAATGATCGGTCAGTTTCTGTCTGGTCCGGTTCCCGCTCCTGTGGAAGGTGCTCCGGAAATCCCCGATCCGTACTACGGACCGGTGGCCGGCTTTCATGACGTTCACCAACTGCTTGATACAGCCACCTCGAATCTGATCACCCATCTTACCTCTGCTTCCTGA
- a CDS encoding TetR/AcrR family transcriptional regulator has translation MEDKRTAIVQQALNQFMENGLSATSMEDVARAMNLGKATIYHYFDSKDTLFWAAVDLEVSQMEEAFLQELKKERSGRDKLFRYLDLLFTRIEERYDVAEKRLNFWRELGPKYFDVIQRFSRKEAEILSGIFISGMATGEFRQTDPLKLATMVTSHLWGLHFSVLHGNCFDGFTHPETPALREKARFFINTIIYGINQSRSITE, from the coding sequence ATGGAAGACAAACGCACCGCAATCGTTCAGCAAGCGCTCAATCAGTTTATGGAAAACGGGTTATCGGCGACCTCGATGGAGGACGTGGCCCGGGCTATGAATCTTGGAAAAGCCACCATTTACCATTATTTCGACAGCAAGGACACTTTGTTCTGGGCTGCAGTGGATCTGGAAGTTTCCCAGATGGAGGAAGCTTTTCTGCAGGAATTGAAAAAAGAAAGGTCGGGTCGGGACAAGCTCTTCCGGTATCTGGACCTGCTCTTTACCAGAATTGAAGAGCGGTATGATGTAGCTGAGAAGCGGCTGAACTTCTGGCGCGAACTGGGTCCGAAGTACTTTGATGTGATTCAGCGGTTTTCGCGCAAGGAAGCCGAAATTCTTTCCGGCATTTTCATTTCCGGAATGGCAACCGGAGAGTTCCGGCAGACCGATCCGCTTAAACTGGCCACCATGGTCACTTCTCATTTGTGGGGATTGCATTTCTCGGTCCTTCACGGCAATTGCTTTGATGGATTTACGCATCCCGAAACACCTGCACTTCGCGAAAAAGCCCGTTTCTTTATCAATACAATTATCTATGGAATCAATCAGTCACGATCAATTACGGAGTAA